The sequence TGATTTGGTAAAAGTAGGGGATAAAAAGCTCATTGGAGAGATAATAGAATTAAGAGGCGATGTAGCCTCTATTCAGGTATATGAAGAAACAGCAGGAATTGGTCCTGATGAACCCGTTATATCAACAGGCAGACCTCTAAGTGTAGAATTGGGACCTGGATTAATAGAATCAATATATGACGGTATCCAACGTCCTTTGGATATACTGATGGAGAAAACGGGGGAATACATTACCAGAGGTGTTTCTGCCCCGGGAATTGACCGCAATAAAAAATGGCATTTTGTGCCGTCTGCAAAAAAAGGGGACACTGTGCGTTACGGAGATGCAATTGGAACAGTTCAGGAAACAAACACAGTTATCCACAAAATAATGGTGCCTTCAGGAAGGGAAGGTAAAATAGAAAAAATTACAGAGGGTAAGTTCGCTGTTGAAGATACAGTTGCAGTAATTAAAACTGACAAAGGCCCTAAGAACGTTACAATGCTGCAATACTGGCCTGTAAGAATTCCAAGACCATATCAGAAGAAGTTAGTGCCTGA comes from bacterium and encodes:
- a CDS encoding V-type ATP synthase subunit A — its product is MNGKIIKVSGPLVLADCMQDARMFDLVKVGDKKLIGEIIELRGDVASIQVYEETAGIGPDEPVISTGRPLSVELGPGLIESIYDGIQRPLDILMEKTGEYITRGVSAPGIDRNKKWHFVPSAKKGDTVRYGDAIGTVQETNTVIHKIMVPSGREGKIEKITEGKFAVEDTVAVIKTDKGPKNVTMLQYWPVRIPRPYQKKLVP